Below is a window of Flavobacterium cyclinae DNA.
CAAAAAATACATTTACACCTAAGCTAAAATTAGAAGCATAAATAAAACTTCCGTTCTTTTCTTCACACAATTGTACCATTTTAGGGTAATCTGCTAACCAACCTGTAGTTCCTGAAATTACTGGAATTCCGTTGTTTAAACATTCTGAAATGTTTCCTACAGCACTAGTTGGAACACTAAAATCTATGGCGACATCTGCATTTAATAATCCGTCAAATGAATTGTTTTGATCTTTTTTTAATACGATTTCATGACCTCTTTCTAAAGCTATTCTTTCAATAACTTTACCCATTTTTCCGTATCCTAAAAGTGCAATTTTCATAATTCTTAGTTGTTCAGTTATCCAATTTGTTAGCCAATGATATGTTAAAATCGAAAAGTAAGTGTCATTCCGTAATTAAATTGATAATCAATTTGGTTTTGATTCATATCAGGTTTAATAGATAAGTTGTCATTTACATTAAATTGCATTAAATGTGCATCTATATTAGCATCTACAATGTTTAAAATGTAAATTAATCCTGTAATTAAGGCTGATAAATCTCTGTTTTTTTGATGGAATTTTTGAGCACGTATCAAACGATCGTTATCTAAACCACCATAAATGGGATGTTCAGGATCATAAGTACCATCTAAACGTCTTTTATATTCGTTTCTGTATTCTTGATATTTATTTTGATTCCAAGTGTAATAATAAATACCAGCTCCTAATCCAGCGTAAACTAATGGAATTTTCCAATATTTTTTGTTGTAAGCCTGACCAAGTCCCGGAACTAAAGCCGAATAAAATGCTGCTCTAGCAGGACGATTTGGGTCAATAATAGCTTTTACAGTATCTTGCGGAAGTAAACTAATTTCTTCTTGTGCTTTCCCTTTGTAAGTAAGAAAAAGACAAGTTACTATAAATATGTAATGCAGTTTTTTCACTAAGAATTAATTAGTTTCAAGATACGATTAAAGTCTTCTTCAGAATGAAATGGGATAGTGATTTTTCCTTTTCCATTGCCAGCTAATTTAACGTCTACTTTTGTTCCAAAGTAATTTGCAAATGCTTTTTTCTCTTCTTCTTTAATATCAAAAGAGCTTGATTTAGGTTTTGAAGTCTTTGGTTTTAAGCTGTCTTGATAATTTTTTACTAAGGCTTCTGTTTCTCTAACCGAAAGATTTTGCGTTACCACTTTATGATAAATATCGCTTTGTACATCTTGATTGTCAATGTTAATCAATGCTCTTCCGTGTCCCATTGAAATAAAACCATCTCGCATTCCGGTTTGAATGATTGGGTCTAATTTTAATAAACGAAGATAATTGGTAATCGTAGAACGTTTTTTACCTACACGCTCACTCAATTCTTCTTGCGTTAAATTAATTTCTTCGATTAATCTTTGATACGAAATCGCCACCTCAATTGGATCTAAATCATGACGTTGGATGTTTTCCACCAATGCCATAACCAATGATTCGTTATCATTAGCTAAACGAATGTAAGCCGGTATCGTTTTTAATCCGATTAATTTAGAAGCACGCAAACGACGTTCACCCGAAATCAATTGGAATTTATTAAATTCTAATTTTCTAACGGTTATAGGTTGAATTACACCAAGTTCTTTGATTGATTTGGCTAATTCTTGTAACGTTTCTTCATTGAAATTCGTTCTTGGTTGAAACGGATTAATTTCAATAGACTCTATATCTAATTCAATAATATTTCCTACAACTTTATCTGCGTTTTTGTCCTCAACTGATTTAATATCGTTTTCTGGATCTTTCAATAAAGCCGATAATCCTCTTCCTAAGGCTTGTTTTTTTACCGCTTTTGTCATCTTACTCTATTATTGATTTTTCTTAATAATTTCTTCTGCTAAGTTTAAATAGTTTGAAGCTCCTTTACTCGTTGCATCATAATTAATGATGCTTTCTCCAAAACTTGGAGCCTCGCTTAACTTAATATTTCTTTGAATTACCGTTTCAAATACCATATCGTTAAAGTGTTTTTGAACTTCTTCAACTACTTGGTTAGATAATCGTAATCGAGAATCGTACATAGTTAATAATAATCCTTCAATATCCAAGTTTGGATTGTGGATTTTTTGTACACTTTTAATGGTGTTCAATAATTTTCCTAGACCTTCTAAAGCAAAATATTCGCATTGAATAGGGATAACCACACTATCAGCAGCCGTTAAAGCATTTAAAGTTAACAACCCTAACGAAGGAGCGCAATCAATTAGAATATAATCGTATTTGTCTTTTACACTTTCCAAAGCCGTTTTAAGCATGTACTCGCGATTTTCTTTATCAACTAATTCAATTTCGATAGCAACCAAGTCAATATGAGCTGGAATCACCGAAACATTTGGAGCTGTACAAGAAACAGTTGCTTCCTCTGGAGTAGCACTATGTTCAAGGACTTGATACGAACCTGTTTCAACACTTTCTACATCAATTCCTAAACCCGAACTAGCATTTGCTTGTGGGTCAGCATCAATTAAAAGTACTTTCTTTTCTAAAACACCAAGAGAAGCTGCTAAGTTAACAGATGTAGTTGTTTTGCCAACACCACCTTTTTGATTGGCAATTGCAATGATTTTACCCATTTGATTATTGAAAATTTTAAGCCGTAAAAATACAATTATTTATGGTTTTTTCAAGGTAATTTTGTTAACAATGGGTTAAAGTGTTAGTTAAATGATTTACAATCTGACAAATAATAGGTTACAATCAAAATTTTATATGATAAGTTACCCTTTTATCGAATTAAACTAAAGTGAGAATTAATCGATTTTTGAACACCATTTTCTTCATATTCTAATCTAAACCAATAATCTGTAGAAGGTAGTTTGTTATTGTTAAAAGTGCCATCCCAAGCTGAATTTACAGGGTTTAGCTGTGTAAGTAATTTTCCAAATCGATCAAAAATGGTTATTTTCCAATTATTTAATATGGATATTCCTTCGATAGTCCAAAAATCATTTATTCCATCATCATTTGGAGTAAAATAATTGGGATAGTTTAAAATAAAAACATCCTCTGTAATGAAATAACCACACCCATTACTATCTAAAACTGTAATGGTATGATTTCCAATACTAACATTTTCAAAAACAGGACTTTCTTGTAATGCACCATTATCGAGTTGGTAGTAATAATTACCAGTTGGAAATGCATTTATAGTAATACTTTGATTCTCTGTAAAAATTCCAGAAACACTATACGAAAAACTTTGTAATTGCGATTCTAAAATGGTAACAGAAATTGTTTGAGGGTTTGCACAAGAACCTAAACTTGGTGTAAACGTATAATTACCTGAATTCAAATTGTCAATTGTTGCTGGTGACCATGTTCCAGTAATTCCATTAGGAGATGTAGTTGCTAAAATTGGAGGTGTATCTCCAGAACATAACGAAATACTATTAGGAAAATCAGGTGAAAAATTATTTCCAACTGTAATGTTTATTTGGTATGGAGTAATAATTTCACAGGGTCCAGTTTGAGGTGTAAAAGTATAAGTTGTAGTTCCTGATATTGAAGTGTTAATCGCTGAAGGACTCCAAGTTCCTAAAATTGGAGTAGCGTTTGATGATGCAGAAGGCAAATTTTCAGGTATTGCATTTAAGCAATATGTAGTTGTTAACGGAGGAAAAACCAATGCAATTGTAGTAGAAGGTGTTACCGTAACAATTATAGTTTCAGGTGTTCCTTCACATCCGTTTAGAATAGGAGTAACTACATAGGTTACAGTTCCAGAAGTAGCTCCATTATATTGTAATGTTTGATTAATTGTAGTTCCGGAACCATTTGAAAATCCTGTAACATCAGAAGATGATGCAGTCCAATTCAAAGTGGCATTTACATCAGAAGCAACTAGTGTAATCGAGGTATTGGTATTGGTACACAAAGTAGTTGGCCCAGAAGAAGTTATTGAAATTGCCGGTAATAATGTTACTGCCGTTCTTGTATTGCTTCTGCATCCACTTGAAATAGTGATGGTTTCAGCATAGTAAGTTCCTATGGAAGTCGGTGAATAAGTAGTTGAATTGGCTAATAAAAGATTTCCATTTGTTGGGCTATCATACCAATCCACTGTTTCTCCAGCTAGTAAACTAACGCTTAAACTCGTAGCTTGATTAGTACAAAATCGTTGATCTCCATTTGAAGTGGGAGCGTTAGGTGCAGGATTAATAATTACACTGTAAACATCAGAAAAAGTAGAGCAAAACGGATTGTTTAAATTCGCAATATCTTGTGCTACTTTTACACGGTAATACGTGGTGGTAGTTAAAGTAGGAATAGAAAAATTTGCAGATGTTTCACCCGTAATATCCGTGAAATTTGTGTTGTCGTTACTTTGTTGCCATTGGTAAACATGTGAAATACTTCCAGATGTAATAACTTCTAAATTTGGATTTGTTATTTCAGAATTTGGGCAGATCGTCATGGTGTTTCCAGAAATAGAAGTGTTAATAATCGTACTATTTTCACCACAAGCTCTAAACATAATATCGTCAATAGCTAAGTCATTTCCGCAACCACCGCCACCGTTATTTCGCATTTTTAAAATTACCGAAGTTTGTCCTGCCGGCATCGTAAAAACCAAACCAAATTGATTCCATATGGGAGTAGTTGTGCCTGCAATATTTCCAGTATTTCCAGAACGAAGCAAAATAGTGTCGGTTTCATCCCAAATTTCAAATGTAACATTGATAGGAATTCCAGAACCAGGACAAGCACCAGAAGCCGCATTGTAAATATTGATTAACCAAGCCGAAAATTCAAAACGTGTGTTGCTACACAATCCTGTTACGGTTCTTCTGTAAAATTGTCCTGGAGTATTGCTAGCATTTACAATTAAACATTTTCCGTTAATTCCATCTGGTTCATTATCGGGAGTTCTGTCAAGTGAATTGTGCCAGTTATTTGGGATTAAATTAGTTCTGTTGTAAATTGTATATTGACCATCTTGTGGAAATCCAGAATTGACAAAAGTATAGTTGGTAATACCAACCGGCAGAGCAGGGCCATAAGTTGTACCACTTCCAAAATTCTCATAAAATATTGGTGCACCACTACTACCTGTGCAAAATCCTAACTGTCCAAAGGAGTTTGAAGTGTAACAAAATAAAACAATAAAAATCCAATATTGCTTTGTTAGTAAAGGGATGTTTTTCTTTTTATTCATAACTGCTTAAAATTAAAACTTCTTTTTAAGAGTTTGAAGCGAAAATCTATCATAAAAACTATACAAAAAACGATATAGTACAATCATAATAAATAATGTTGGTTAGCTGAAATTACCCTCAATTATATGTTGTTTTGTATAGGTGTTGTTTAGGTTAATTTGGGTTCAAAAAATCAATTAGACAAGGATTTTATATAGCACAAAGCTTATTAGCCGCTTTTATTAAAGTTTCATCCGTTTTAGCGAAACAAAAACGAAGCATATGTCTATCCGTATTATCGTTATAAAAAACAGAAATCGGAATCGAAGCCACACCATGATTTACAATCAATTCTTTAGCAAAATCCACATCGTTTTTATTCGAAATTTGGTTATAATTCACTACTTGAAAATACGTTCCATCGCAAGGCATTAACTCGAATCGACTGTTTTTGATTAGATTTTGAAACAAATCGCGTTTGTGTTGGTACATTTTGGAAACTTCGCTAAAATCAACCACATCTAAGTATTCCGAAATAGCATGTTGCGAAAAACTATTCACACTAAATACCAAAAACTGATGCACTTTCTTCATTTCGTACATTAGATGTTCAGGAGCAATTAAATAACCCACTTTCCAACCCGTAACATGCAACGATTTTCCAAAAGAAGAAGCGATGATGGCTCTTTCGACTAATTTCGGACGTGTATTAAACGAAATATGAGGTTGTGAAAACGTAATGTATTCATACACTTCGTCACCCAAAATAAGGATTTGAGGATGTTTTTCTAAAATAGTTTCCAAAGCTTCAAAGTCACTTTCTGTCCAAATTCTTCCCGTTGGATTGTGTGGATTATTGATGACAATCATTTTTGTTTTAGCTGAAATTGCGCTTTCAATTCGGTTGAAATTGGGCGTATAATCATCGTTTAATGAAACACGGACTGGTTTTCCACCGGAAACTAAAACCGAAGGTTCGTAACTGTCATAACTTGGATCTAAAATCAACACTTCATCATCCTGATTCACAAATGTGTTAATAGCAGTAAAAACGCCTTGTGTAGCACCAGCAGTAATCAAAATTTCGGTTGCCGTATTGACTTTTCTAACGTATTGTTTTAACGTTTGATTCGCAATTTTTACCAATAACGAAGGCAAACCTGCCATCGGTGTATATTGGTGAATGTTTTCTCTAATAATACGCTCCGAAATTTGTAACAAACGTTCGTCTTCAGGGAAATTTGGAAATCCTTGCGATAAATTAATAGCTCCGTGCTCATTCGCTAATTGCGACATTACAGAGAAAATACTGGTGGTGATGTTAGGAAGTTTTGACATGAGATAATTATTTCATACTTGAAAAATCATCAAGTTGTGTTTTGATATGTTGTTTTACTATTTCGATATTATGAAACTCATTTTTGAATATGAATTCGAGTTTGTAATAAATTTCTTCTTCAGGGATTTCATAATTGATTTCCAATTTTGAAAATTCTTTATTATCAGATTTTGAATACCATTTGTCAAATAGTTTACTTCTAAAAAGTTGTTTGTTATCTAAACTATCACAAACATAGTGTAGTAAACTATCAGGATAAGATGTAAAGAAATCAAAAATAATCTCAATGATTGTATTTTCAATCAAATCGTCTTTTATGAATTTCTTGTTGTTTAATTCTCCAAAATCTATGGCATAAAGTCTATTGAAATTGTCATTTTCTAAATCCATTTTTTTAAACGAAACGTAATATTCTAAACCATGCTTGGTTAAAAAAGTAAAAAGAGGGTCATTGCCCTCTTTTGTATATGAATATGAATTCGTGCTCATTTATTTTTTTGAAGCCTTAATTTTTGCCACAACAATTTCGCGGTTTTCTTTTTTTAAAGCAACCATTTTTTTCAATGTAGCAGCCATTTTGCTATCTGCTGTTATTGTAATTGTTTGTTTCATACTTATGCAAATGTATAATAATTTGTAATATTCTCAAAAATTATTCCAATTTATTCTTTTTGAGCGGATTAGTTGTTATTTTATATTTTTTGAGAATACACACGCTCTAATTTCTTCAAATTACTTTATTTTGTGATTTAATTCTGAGATTTTGAAGATAGTTATTCTAACACCAATGGAAATTGAGCGAGAGAAAGTCTTAAACGCTTTAGCTCGAATTCCGAATTTGAATCATACATACGAAGTAATCGTTTCTGGAATTGGT
It encodes the following:
- a CDS encoding DUF5683 domain-containing protein; protein product: MKKLHYIFIVTCLFLTYKGKAQEEISLLPQDTVKAIIDPNRPARAAFYSALVPGLGQAYNKKYWKIPLVYAGLGAGIYYYTWNQNKYQEYRNEYKRRLDGTYDPEHPIYGGLDNDRLIRAQKFHQKNRDLSALITGLIYILNIVDANIDAHLMQFNVNDNLSIKPDMNQNQIDYQFNYGMTLTFRF
- a CDS encoding ParB/RepB/Spo0J family partition protein: MTKAVKKQALGRGLSALLKDPENDIKSVEDKNADKVVGNIIELDIESIEINPFQPRTNFNEETLQELAKSIKELGVIQPITVRKLEFNKFQLISGERRLRASKLIGLKTIPAYIRLANDNESLVMALVENIQRHDLDPIEVAISYQRLIEEINLTQEELSERVGKKRSTITNYLRLLKLDPIIQTGMRDGFISMGHGRALINIDNQDVQSDIYHKVVTQNLSVRETEALVKNYQDSLKPKTSKPKSSSFDIKEEEKKAFANYFGTKVDVKLAGNGKGKITIPFHSEEDFNRILKLINS
- a CDS encoding ParA family protein, which gives rise to MGKIIAIANQKGGVGKTTTSVNLAASLGVLEKKVLLIDADPQANASSGLGIDVESVETGSYQVLEHSATPEEATVSCTAPNVSVIPAHIDLVAIEIELVDKENREYMLKTALESVKDKYDYILIDCAPSLGLLTLNALTAADSVVIPIQCEYFALEGLGKLLNTIKSVQKIHNPNLDIEGLLLTMYDSRLRLSNQVVEEVQKHFNDMVFETVIQRNIKLSEAPSFGESIINYDATSKGASNYLNLAEEIIKKNQ
- a CDS encoding T9SS type B sorting domain-containing protein, with protein sequence MNKKKNIPLLTKQYWIFIVLFCYTSNSFGQLGFCTGSSGAPIFYENFGSGTTYGPALPVGITNYTFVNSGFPQDGQYTIYNRTNLIPNNWHNSLDRTPDNEPDGINGKCLIVNASNTPGQFYRRTVTGLCSNTRFEFSAWLINIYNAASGACPGSGIPINVTFEIWDETDTILLRSGNTGNIAGTTTPIWNQFGLVFTMPAGQTSVILKMRNNGGGGCGNDLAIDDIMFRACGENSTIINTSISGNTMTICPNSEITNPNLEVITSGSISHVYQWQQSNDNTNFTDITGETSANFSIPTLTTTTYYRVKVAQDIANLNNPFCSTFSDVYSVIINPAPNAPTSNGDQRFCTNQATSLSVSLLAGETVDWYDSPTNGNLLLANSTTYSPTSIGTYYAETITISSGCRSNTRTAVTLLPAISITSSGPTTLCTNTNTSITLVASDVNATLNWTASSSDVTGFSNGSGTTINQTLQYNGATSGTVTYVVTPILNGCEGTPETIIVTVTPSTTIALVFPPLTTTYCLNAIPENLPSASSNATPILGTWSPSAINTSISGTTTYTFTPQTGPCEIITPYQINITVGNNFSPDFPNSISLCSGDTPPILATTSPNGITGTWSPATIDNLNSGNYTFTPSLGSCANPQTISVTILESQLQSFSYSVSGIFTENQSITINAFPTGNYYYQLDNGALQESPVFENVSIGNHTITVLDSNGCGYFITEDVFILNYPNYFTPNDDGINDFWTIEGISILNNWKITIFDRFGKLLTQLNPVNSAWDGTFNNNKLPSTDYWFRLEYEENGVQKSINSHFSLIR
- a CDS encoding methionine aminotransferase; its protein translation is MSKLPNITTSIFSVMSQLANEHGAINLSQGFPNFPEDERLLQISERIIRENIHQYTPMAGLPSLLVKIANQTLKQYVRKVNTATEILITAGATQGVFTAINTFVNQDDEVLILDPSYDSYEPSVLVSGGKPVRVSLNDDYTPNFNRIESAISAKTKMIVINNPHNPTGRIWTESDFEALETILEKHPQILILGDEVYEYITFSQPHISFNTRPKLVERAIIASSFGKSLHVTGWKVGYLIAPEHLMYEMKKVHQFLVFSVNSFSQHAISEYLDVVDFSEVSKMYQHKRDLFQNLIKNSRFELMPCDGTYFQVVNYNQISNKNDVDFAKELIVNHGVASIPISVFYNDNTDRHMLRFCFAKTDETLIKAANKLCAI
- a CDS encoding DUF6169 family protein gives rise to the protein MSTNSYSYTKEGNDPLFTFLTKHGLEYYVSFKKMDLENDNFNRLYAIDFGELNNKKFIKDDLIENTIIEIIFDFFTSYPDSLLHYVCDSLDNKQLFRSKLFDKWYSKSDNKEFSKLEINYEIPEEEIYYKLEFIFKNEFHNIEIVKQHIKTQLDDFSSMK